One part of the Anaeromyxobacter sp. Fw109-5 genome encodes these proteins:
- a CDS encoding M61 family metallopeptidase, producing MRYRLSLPEPHTHLFHVEAILERPGAAPVLALPVWTPGSYLVREFARHLEGVQAEDGQGRRLGIERLDKQRFRVSAGDAERVVVRYRVYANELTVRTCHLDGTHGFLNGAAVFLFAPGREGEPHVVEVSPPEGWAVSTALPGGPTTFTARDYDELADSPFEIGRHRLVTFAALGRPHEIAIWGRGNLDEARLAQDARRIVETLGGLMGGLPYERYLFILHLTEKRRGGLEHAASTTLNVGRMQFFPRDVYEETLGLFSHEFFHLWNVKRMRPAALVPFDYGQEQYTRLLWWFEGATSYYEGLALSRAGIVDAKKHLRNLGRALTQLERTPGAGKMSVEESSFLAWVKLYRPDENSVNSTVSYYLKGELVALALDLALRRAGSSLDALLRALYARHEGRGVPEDGVERAAAELLGEEAARRFFDRHVRGTDPVDLDLEVVGLRLRRRPAQAFDDKGGTPPKEGDERPAPGWLGVELAPGPKLQVAAVREGSPAHRAGLYAEDELVAEGGFRVDRAALWDRLCEKGPAGALRLTVFRRDELVEVEVPLAAWPEDTVWLEPLENAGAAQRAAFEAWSGARWPGVTRTP from the coding sequence ATGCGCTACCGGCTCTCGCTCCCCGAACCGCACACTCACCTGTTCCACGTCGAGGCGATCCTGGAGCGGCCCGGCGCCGCACCCGTGCTCGCGCTCCCCGTCTGGACCCCCGGCAGCTATCTCGTGCGGGAGTTCGCGCGCCACCTCGAGGGCGTGCAGGCCGAGGACGGCCAGGGCCGCCGTCTCGGGATCGAGCGACTCGACAAGCAGCGCTTTCGCGTCTCCGCCGGGGACGCGGAGCGCGTGGTGGTGCGCTACCGGGTTTACGCGAACGAGCTCACCGTGCGGACCTGTCACCTCGACGGCACGCACGGGTTCCTGAACGGCGCGGCGGTGTTCCTGTTCGCGCCCGGGCGGGAGGGCGAGCCGCACGTGGTGGAGGTCTCCCCGCCCGAGGGCTGGGCGGTCTCGACCGCGCTCCCAGGCGGCCCGACGACGTTCACGGCGCGCGATTACGACGAGCTCGCCGACTCGCCCTTCGAGATCGGGCGCCACCGGCTCGTGACGTTCGCCGCGCTCGGCAGGCCGCACGAGATCGCCATCTGGGGCAGGGGGAACCTGGACGAGGCGCGGCTCGCGCAGGACGCGCGGCGCATCGTCGAGACGCTCGGGGGGCTCATGGGCGGGCTCCCCTACGAGCGGTACCTGTTCATCCTGCACCTCACCGAGAAGCGGCGCGGCGGCCTCGAGCACGCGGCCTCGACCACGCTGAACGTGGGCCGGATGCAGTTCTTCCCGCGCGACGTCTACGAGGAGACGCTCGGGCTCTTCTCGCACGAGTTCTTCCACCTCTGGAACGTGAAGCGCATGCGGCCGGCGGCGCTCGTGCCGTTCGACTACGGGCAGGAGCAGTACACGCGGCTCCTCTGGTGGTTCGAGGGGGCGACGTCCTACTACGAGGGGCTGGCGCTCTCGCGCGCCGGGATCGTCGACGCGAAGAAGCACCTGCGCAACCTCGGTCGCGCCCTCACGCAGCTCGAGCGCACGCCGGGAGCGGGCAAGATGAGCGTCGAGGAGTCGAGCTTCCTCGCGTGGGTGAAGCTCTACCGGCCGGACGAGAACAGCGTGAACAGCACCGTCTCCTACTACCTGAAGGGCGAGCTCGTGGCGCTCGCGCTCGATCTCGCGCTGCGGCGGGCGGGCTCCTCGCTCGACGCGCTCCTCCGCGCGCTGTACGCGCGTCACGAGGGACGGGGCGTGCCCGAGGACGGCGTCGAGCGGGCCGCGGCGGAGCTCCTGGGCGAAGAGGCCGCGCGCCGCTTCTTCGATCGCCACGTGCGGGGCACCGATCCCGTGGATCTCGATCTCGAGGTGGTCGGGCTGCGGCTGCGCCGCCGCCCGGCGCAGGCGTTCGACGACAAGGGCGGCACGCCGCCGAAGGAGGGCGACGAGCGGCCCGCGCCGGGGTGGCTCGGCGTCGAGCTCGCCCCGGGCCCGAAGCTCCAGGTCGCGGCGGTGCGGGAGGGGAGCCCCGCGCACCGCGCCGGGCTGTACGCGGAGGACGAGCTGGTGGCCGAGGGCGGCTTCCGGGTCGACCGGGCCGCCCTGTGGGACCGCCTCTGCGAGAAGGGGCCCGCGGGCGCGCTGCGGCTCACCGTCTTCCGCCGCGACGAGCTCGTCGAGGTGGAGGTGCCGCTCGCGGCGTGGCCGGAGGACACGGTCTGGCTCGAGCCCCTCGAGAACGCCGGTGCCGCCCAGCGGGCGGCGTTCGAGGCGTGGTCGGGGGCGAGGTGGCCGGGGGTGACCCGCACGCCCTGA
- a CDS encoding YeeE/YedE thiosulfate transporter family protein — translation MSPSVILVSLALGVAFGAILQRVQASSPDRIIGTLTLRDLTILKFMLLAIGVGAIGIGGLAALGLAHLKVKALTLVAVAVGGLVFGAGFAIGGYCPGTCLVGAAEGRKDALFTIVGGLAGALVFALVYPALKPVLIEPLSLGSPTLAELSGLGKGLAGMLFGALMVVLAFVLPTHPGRSERAVPGGEPVQAA, via the coding sequence ATGAGCCCTTCGGTCATCCTCGTCTCGCTCGCGCTCGGCGTCGCCTTCGGCGCCATCCTGCAGCGGGTCCAGGCCTCCTCGCCGGACCGCATCATCGGCACCCTCACGCTGCGTGACCTGACGATCCTGAAGTTCATGCTGCTCGCCATCGGCGTCGGCGCGATCGGCATCGGCGGCCTCGCCGCGCTCGGGCTCGCGCACCTCAAGGTGAAGGCGCTCACGCTCGTCGCCGTCGCGGTGGGCGGCCTCGTGTTCGGCGCCGGCTTCGCCATCGGCGGCTATTGCCCGGGCACCTGCCTCGTCGGCGCCGCAGAGGGGCGCAAGGACGCGCTCTTCACCATCGTCGGCGGCCTCGCCGGCGCGCTCGTGTTCGCGCTCGTCTACCCGGCGCTGAAGCCGGTGCTCATCGAGCCGCTCTCGCTCGGCAGCCCCACGCTCGCGGAGCTCAGCGGCCTCGGGAAGGGGCTCGCCGGCATGCTGTTCGGCGCCCTCATGGTGGTCCTCGCCTTCGTGCTGCCCACGCACCCGGGACGCAGCGAGCGCGCGGTGCCGGGCGGGGAGCCGGTGCAGGCGGCCTGA
- a CDS encoding YeeE/YedE thiosulfate transporter family protein, translated as MNPQGGNVKDQKQKSLDWRAAGILLGLLGTLAVAIQGPIGVSTAYVTTEAAIASQVAPGAVESNAYWKKIGSSLTAEWVLVVGIALGGLGAALASRSRTEEAVPQSWRRRFGSGTGARFAVAFVGGFLILFGARLAGGCTSGHIISGMSQLAVSGMVFAAAVFAAGIPVARALYGRS; from the coding sequence GTGAATCCGCAGGGAGGCAACGTGAAGGACCAGAAGCAGAAGTCGCTCGACTGGCGCGCGGCGGGCATCCTGCTCGGGCTGCTCGGCACGCTTGCCGTCGCGATCCAGGGGCCCATCGGCGTCTCGACGGCGTACGTGACGACCGAGGCGGCCATCGCGAGCCAGGTCGCGCCCGGGGCAGTGGAGTCGAACGCCTACTGGAAGAAGATCGGCAGCTCGCTCACGGCGGAGTGGGTGCTCGTCGTGGGCATCGCCCTCGGCGGCCTGGGCGCGGCGCTGGCGTCGCGCTCGCGCACCGAGGAGGCGGTCCCGCAGAGCTGGCGCCGCAGGTTCGGCTCCGGCACCGGGGCCCGCTTCGCCGTCGCGTTCGTGGGCGGCTTCCTCATCCTGTTCGGCGCGCGCCTCGCGGGAGGGTGCACGAGCGGTCACATCATCAGCGGCATGTCGCAGCTCGCGGTCTCCGGGATGGTGTTCGCGGCGGCCGTGTTCGCCGCGGGGATCCCGGTCGCCCGCGCGCTCTACGGGAGGTCGTAA
- a CDS encoding aminopeptidase P N-terminal domain-containing protein, translating to MEPIPSFFAERRRAAAAQMARQGGGVMLLPAAEEKLRNADTEHLFRQDSDYHYVVGLDEPEGCAVLLAAPSGEVKLVLFVRPRDREKEIWTGRRAGVEGAKERYGADEAYTVAEMDEKLPALLEGAETLWFRLGEDAGWDARVARILRGLRGGARLGKHPPRAIVEPGRVLHEQRLVKSPEELKRLRKAAEITAEAHMAAMRDGQPGRREHQVQAEIEYAFRRRGGSGPGYGTIVATGANSTILHYRAGPDVLKDGDVCLVDAGGEYDFYTADVTRTFPVSGDFTKPQRVLYELCLDVQKQAIEAVKPGTTLDAIHDLVVRKLTEGFISLGLLQGNVEERIADKSFRKYYMHRTSHWLGMDVHDVGDYYVDGKPRPLVPGMVLTVEPGIYVAEDDETAPPEMRGVGIRIEDDVLVTPEGHENLTAAVPKEVAEVEAVCVR from the coding sequence ATGGAACCGATCCCGTCGTTCTTCGCCGAGCGCCGTCGTGCGGCCGCCGCGCAGATGGCGCGCCAGGGGGGCGGCGTGATGCTGCTCCCCGCCGCCGAGGAGAAGCTCCGGAACGCCGACACCGAGCACCTGTTCCGGCAGGACAGCGACTACCACTACGTCGTCGGGCTCGACGAGCCGGAGGGCTGCGCGGTCCTCCTCGCCGCGCCGTCGGGAGAGGTGAAGCTGGTGCTCTTCGTGCGTCCGCGCGACCGGGAGAAGGAGATCTGGACCGGGCGGCGCGCCGGGGTCGAGGGCGCCAAGGAGCGCTACGGCGCCGACGAGGCGTACACCGTGGCGGAGATGGACGAGAAGCTGCCCGCGCTCCTCGAGGGCGCGGAGACGCTCTGGTTCCGCCTCGGCGAGGACGCCGGCTGGGACGCGCGGGTCGCGCGAATCCTCCGCGGGCTGCGCGGCGGCGCTCGCCTCGGCAAGCACCCGCCGCGCGCGATCGTGGAGCCCGGCCGCGTGCTGCACGAGCAGCGGCTCGTGAAGTCGCCGGAGGAGCTGAAGCGGCTCCGCAAGGCCGCCGAGATCACCGCCGAGGCGCACATGGCGGCGATGCGCGACGGCCAGCCCGGCCGCCGCGAGCACCAGGTGCAGGCGGAGATCGAGTACGCCTTCCGCCGCCGCGGCGGCTCCGGTCCCGGGTACGGCACCATCGTCGCCACCGGCGCGAACTCGACCATCCTCCATTACCGCGCCGGCCCCGACGTCCTGAAGGACGGCGACGTGTGCCTGGTGGACGCGGGCGGCGAGTACGACTTCTACACGGCCGACGTGACGCGTACGTTCCCGGTCTCGGGCGACTTCACGAAGCCGCAGCGCGTGCTCTACGAGCTGTGCCTCGACGTGCAGAAGCAGGCCATCGAGGCGGTGAAGCCCGGCACGACGCTCGACGCCATCCACGATCTCGTGGTGCGCAAGCTGACCGAGGGCTTCATCTCCCTCGGCCTGCTCCAGGGGAACGTCGAGGAGCGCATCGCCGACAAGTCGTTCCGCAAGTACTACATGCACCGGACCAGCCACTGGCTCGGCATGGACGTCCACGACGTGGGCGACTACTACGTGGACGGCAAGCCCCGCCCGCTCGTCCCCGGCATGGTGCTCACCGTCGAGCCCGGCATCTACGTCGCCGAGGACGACGAGACCGCGCCCCCCGAGATGCGCGGCGTCGGCATCCGCATCGAGGACGACGTGCTCGTGACGCCCGAGGGCCACGAGAACCTGACCGCCGCGGTGCCGAAGGAGGTCGCGGAGGTCGAGGCGGTCTGCGTGAGGTAG
- a CDS encoding Ig-like domain-containing protein, with the protein MRRISALGLVAVLAAACSGGGGGDKAGGPGPAATLVSIAVTPATAVTVPGATVKLTATGAYDDGGTRDVTAEASWSSLNGAVAQVSAGVVTGVTAGTATVSAAIGAVQGTALVTVDTPTFVSVRVDPPSATISTGQSLPIRCLGTTDRGLEIDVTAAAVWTSVDPLVATVARGVVSGVKVGGTDVRATYAGLSSQAHVTVEAASLASLLLGAPPTLTLAAGDWLDVHAFAVYTDGSLRDVTLLAEWSSSAPPVAEVSSVAESAGRILTLAPGASTIGASFGGKAASTELTVLADSVIFLLVEPVPSPLPVGGAHRLRATALHADGTSADVTGLATWSSDSTTVAVDAASGVATLVAGGVATVTASYGGAVGRGAVTVTGDAPTALELDATAIAMGLGDYTWPPPHVRLRYANGATYDVSSAAELSVPDPAVALVETGWSDDTVVRAVGLGSTTMQARYAGLSVTATVQVTAPLSFALDAPASVPAGVSWRVKAQTRVQGKYVVETEDVSRYAEWSSSAPAVIAVSNAPDTKGTATVVGAGTATLTAAFGGMTATKTITVLGPLSAITISPAPLLVPSGETRQLSATARLADGRTTDATTLVTWRCDRVIGSVHDGSFWSSGPGTGEITAAIGDVFGTVTATVVREPGFGGLAIRPALQYGSERLPVGHTGQFRAVYVYSVGGQDVEVPVDREVAWSTSAASIAAFDDPAHPGRVHALAAGNVYLRAETTSPAGAPMQASMSLGVVAPTGPPTLAPVTVPLGGSAPLRLSVPLATSTATASAFATFESSDPSVLEVRGTTVVARKLGSVELRARLGEVTVAAQGTVLPVTAKALYVALPYELTVGAKAKPGAFVELDSGDYVDVTQLATWACSTPAVATLTWTPGTMPELLPIAAGTATVEASWSGFVAADSATAVGGAAEPQLASLTFEHPSYELPVGGTLSMQLRGTLPSGGAATVTGARVTISPADVAGLEVSGSYGVVTGLKVGSAVVTAAWGGQTATAVVNVTHAIGEFGIYPQDSGPYGVHPHELLGFNAFENPTFAVFEDALAWASSNPAVLKVVAPGVVEGVAPGKAVVTAASGLQVWPWVVTVSSAPLERLELDGIAPTVPAGTSYRFRAIARWADGASGDVTNAATWWSADPTVVEFDPAAPGKLVTKRAGTVRIEARIDGVTESAEVTVF; encoded by the coding sequence ATGCGGCGGATCTCGGCGCTCGGCCTCGTGGCCGTGCTCGCGGCGGCGTGCAGCGGCGGCGGCGGAGGAGACAAGGCGGGCGGTCCGGGCCCCGCGGCGACCCTCGTCTCCATCGCGGTGACGCCCGCGACGGCGGTCACGGTCCCGGGCGCGACGGTGAAGCTCACCGCCACCGGCGCGTACGACGACGGCGGAACGCGCGACGTGACCGCCGAGGCGAGCTGGAGCTCGCTGAACGGCGCCGTCGCGCAGGTCTCCGCCGGCGTCGTGACCGGCGTCACCGCCGGGACCGCGACCGTCAGCGCCGCGATCGGCGCCGTCCAGGGCACGGCGCTCGTCACCGTCGACACGCCGACGTTCGTGTCCGTCCGGGTCGATCCGCCGAGCGCGACGATCTCCACGGGCCAATCGCTGCCGATCCGCTGCCTCGGGACCACCGATCGCGGCCTCGAGATCGACGTGACCGCGGCCGCCGTCTGGACGAGCGTCGATCCGCTCGTCGCCACCGTGGCGCGCGGCGTCGTGTCGGGGGTGAAGGTCGGCGGCACCGACGTGCGGGCCACCTACGCCGGCCTCTCCTCGCAGGCGCACGTCACGGTCGAGGCCGCATCCCTGGCGTCGCTCCTCCTCGGCGCGCCTCCCACGCTCACGCTCGCCGCGGGCGACTGGCTCGACGTGCACGCGTTCGCCGTCTACACGGACGGCAGCCTGCGCGACGTGACGCTCCTCGCGGAGTGGTCCTCGAGCGCGCCCCCGGTGGCCGAGGTGTCGAGCGTGGCGGAGAGCGCCGGGCGCATCCTCACGCTCGCGCCCGGGGCGAGCACCATCGGGGCCTCCTTCGGCGGAAAGGCCGCCTCGACCGAGCTCACGGTCCTCGCGGACAGCGTCATCTTCCTGCTCGTCGAGCCCGTCCCCTCGCCGCTGCCGGTCGGCGGCGCGCACCGGCTCCGCGCCACCGCCCTGCACGCGGACGGCACCTCGGCCGACGTGACCGGGCTCGCGACCTGGTCCTCCGACTCGACCACCGTGGCCGTGGACGCCGCGTCCGGTGTCGCGACGCTGGTCGCGGGCGGGGTCGCCACCGTGACCGCGAGCTACGGAGGCGCCGTGGGCCGCGGGGCCGTGACCGTCACCGGCGACGCTCCGACCGCGCTCGAGCTCGACGCGACCGCCATCGCCATGGGCCTCGGCGACTACACCTGGCCGCCTCCGCACGTGAGGCTGCGCTACGCGAACGGCGCCACGTACGACGTCTCGAGCGCGGCCGAGCTCTCGGTCCCGGATCCGGCCGTCGCCCTCGTCGAGACGGGGTGGTCCGATGACACGGTCGTGCGCGCGGTCGGCCTCGGGAGCACCACGATGCAGGCCCGCTACGCCGGGCTCTCCGTCACGGCGACGGTTCAGGTGACCGCGCCGCTGTCATTCGCCCTCGACGCGCCGGCGTCGGTGCCGGCGGGCGTGAGCTGGAGGGTGAAGGCGCAGACGCGCGTGCAGGGGAAGTACGTCGTCGAGACGGAGGACGTGTCGAGGTACGCCGAGTGGTCCTCGAGCGCGCCGGCGGTGATCGCCGTCTCCAACGCGCCCGACACGAAGGGCACCGCCACCGTGGTCGGTGCCGGCACCGCCACGCTGACCGCGGCGTTCGGAGGGATGACGGCGACGAAGACGATCACGGTGCTCGGGCCCCTGAGCGCGATCACCATCTCGCCCGCGCCGCTCCTCGTCCCCTCGGGCGAGACGCGGCAGCTCAGCGCGACGGCCCGCCTCGCCGACGGACGCACGACCGACGCGACGACCCTCGTCACGTGGCGCTGCGACCGCGTGATCGGCTCCGTCCATGACGGCAGCTTCTGGTCGTCGGGGCCCGGCACGGGCGAGATCACCGCGGCCATCGGCGACGTCTTCGGGACCGTGACCGCGACGGTCGTGCGCGAGCCGGGCTTCGGCGGGCTCGCGATCCGACCCGCGCTCCAGTACGGCTCGGAGCGGCTGCCTGTCGGGCATACCGGCCAGTTCCGGGCCGTGTACGTGTACTCGGTGGGCGGGCAGGACGTGGAGGTCCCGGTCGATCGAGAGGTCGCGTGGAGCACGAGCGCCGCGTCGATCGCCGCGTTCGACGATCCCGCGCACCCAGGGCGGGTCCACGCGCTCGCCGCCGGGAACGTGTACCTCCGGGCCGAGACGACGAGCCCGGCGGGCGCGCCCATGCAGGCGTCGATGTCGCTGGGGGTCGTGGCGCCGACGGGGCCGCCCACGCTCGCGCCGGTGACGGTCCCGCTCGGCGGATCGGCGCCGCTCCGGCTGTCCGTGCCGCTCGCGACCTCCACTGCGACGGCGAGCGCGTTCGCGACCTTCGAGTCGAGCGATCCTTCGGTCCTCGAGGTGAGGGGGACGACGGTGGTCGCGCGGAAGCTCGGCTCGGTCGAGCTCCGCGCGCGCCTCGGCGAGGTGACGGTCGCGGCGCAGGGCACCGTCCTGCCGGTGACGGCGAAGGCCCTCTACGTGGCGCTGCCGTACGAGCTGACGGTGGGCGCGAAGGCGAAGCCGGGCGCCTTCGTGGAGCTCGACAGCGGCGACTACGTGGACGTGACCCAGCTCGCGACGTGGGCGTGCTCGACGCCGGCCGTGGCGACGCTGACCTGGACGCCGGGCACGATGCCCGAGCTGCTGCCGATCGCCGCGGGGACGGCGACGGTCGAGGCGAGCTGGAGCGGGTTCGTCGCGGCGGACAGCGCGACGGCGGTCGGCGGCGCGGCGGAGCCGCAGCTCGCGAGCCTGACCTTCGAGCACCCGTCGTACGAGCTGCCCGTCGGCGGCACCCTGTCGATGCAGCTCCGCGGGACGCTCCCGAGCGGTGGTGCGGCCACCGTGACCGGGGCGCGGGTGACCATCTCTCCGGCTGACGTCGCCGGCCTGGAGGTCTCGGGGTCGTACGGGGTGGTCACCGGCCTGAAGGTAGGGAGCGCGGTCGTCACCGCGGCGTGGGGCGGGCAGACGGCGACGGCGGTCGTGAACGTCACGCACGCGATCGGCGAGTTCGGCATCTACCCCCAGGACAGCGGGCCGTACGGGGTCCACCCGCACGAGCTGCTCGGGTTCAACGCCTTCGAGAACCCGACGTTCGCGGTGTTCGAGGACGCGCTCGCGTGGGCCTCGTCGAACCCGGCGGTGCTGAAGGTGGTCGCGCCCGGGGTCGTCGAGGGAGTGGCTCCCGGCAAGGCGGTCGTCACCGCCGCGTCCGGGCTGCAGGTGTGGCCGTGGGTCGTGACGGTGTCGAGCGCTCCGCTGGAGCGGCTCGAGCTCGACGGGATCGCCCCGACGGTCCCGGCGGGCACGAGCTACCGGTTCCGCGCGATTGCCCGCTGGGCCGACGGCGCGTCCGGCGACGTGACGAACGCCGCGACGTGGTGGAGCGCCGACCCGACGGTGGTCGAGTTCGACCCCGCAGCGCCCGGAAAGCTCGTGACGAAGCGCGCCGGGACCGTGCGGATCGAGGCCCGGATCGACGGCGTCACCGAGTCCGCGGAGGTGACCGTGTTCTAG